Proteins encoded within one genomic window of Amorphoplanes friuliensis DSM 7358:
- the mraY gene encoding phospho-N-acetylmuramoyl-pentapeptide-transferase, translating into MRAVIVAAAVAFIVSLFLTPVAIRVFSALKAGQPIRSLGLASNEGKKGTPAMGGVVFIVATLIAYVAGHVALTTLSERQIAQEKPTMTALVLLGVFVFCGAVGFVDDFLKVRKRNSDGLSAKGKLLGQAIIGTGFGIAALYMASTNGQTVASENISFIRDISWLDIGKVGSVILFVFVITAMSNGVNLTDGLDGLATGASTLVLGAYALIGYWQYRHWCADDTYSRVNEYCYQVRDPLEIAMIAAAAAGACVGFLWWNTSPARIFMGDVGSLGLGALIGGLAVATRTTLLSILIGGLFFIITVTWVIQIVSFRTTGRRVFRMVPLHHHFELAGWSEVNIVVRFWIIAGVCVAAGLGVFYSDFLAAVG; encoded by the coding sequence GCTCCCTCGGACTCGCTTCGAACGAGGGCAAGAAGGGCACCCCCGCAATGGGGGGCGTCGTGTTCATCGTGGCGACCCTCATCGCCTACGTCGCCGGGCACGTCGCGCTGACCACGCTGTCCGAGCGGCAGATCGCGCAGGAGAAGCCGACCATGACGGCTCTCGTCCTGCTCGGCGTCTTCGTCTTCTGCGGCGCGGTCGGCTTTGTCGACGACTTCCTCAAGGTCCGCAAGCGCAACTCCGACGGCCTGTCCGCCAAGGGCAAACTGCTCGGCCAGGCGATCATCGGCACCGGGTTCGGCATCGCCGCCCTCTACATGGCGAGCACCAACGGGCAGACCGTGGCCAGCGAGAACATCTCGTTCATCCGCGACATCAGCTGGCTGGACATCGGCAAGGTCGGCTCGGTGATCCTGTTCGTCTTTGTCATCACGGCGATGTCGAACGGCGTGAACCTCACCGACGGCCTCGACGGCCTGGCCACCGGCGCTTCGACCCTGGTCCTCGGCGCGTACGCGCTGATCGGGTACTGGCAGTACCGGCACTGGTGCGCCGACGACACGTACTCCCGCGTGAACGAGTACTGCTACCAGGTCCGCGATCCCCTCGAGATCGCCATGATCGCGGCGGCAGCAGCCGGCGCCTGCGTGGGCTTCCTGTGGTGGAACACGTCCCCGGCCCGGATCTTCATGGGCGACGTGGGCTCACTCGGGCTCGGCGCCCTGATCGGCGGCCTCGCGGTGGCTACCCGCACCACGCTGCTCTCGATCCTGATCGGCGGCCTGTTCTTCATCATCACGGTCACCTGGGTGATCCAGATCGTCTCGTTCCGGACCACCGGCAGACGTGTCTTCCGCATGGTGCCGCTGCACCACCACTTCGAGCTGGCCGGGTGGAGCGAGGTCAACATCGTGGTGCGCTTCTGGATCATCGCCGGCGTCTGCGTGGCGGCCGGCCTGGGCGTGTTCTACTCGGACTTCCTGGCTGCCGTCGGATGA